In Luteitalea sp. TBR-22, one genomic interval encodes:
- a CDS encoding efflux RND transporter permease subunit: protein MSLSSPFISRPVATTLLSISVVLVGVLGYMLLPVSPLPQVDFPAISVGASLPGASPETMASTVATPLERALGTIAGVNELSSQSSQGSTRINIQFDLGKNIDTAAREVQAAINASRSLLPSALPGMPSYRKINPSQAPIMLLALTSDTASTSQLYDLASTVLAQKVAQVTGVGDVTVGGGSLPAVRVELQPQALTQYGISLDQVRQAIASANLLRPKGMVEDRDRHWQIQASDQLSTAADYRPLIITYRNNAPVRLADVATVSDGIEDRYNAGFFNDKQAVLLVVSRQAQANIIATVDGVTAQLPALRAFLPAGVTLDVASDRSPTIRATLHEARKTLLMAVGLVILVVLLFLANVRAAMIPVTAVPVALIGSCAVMYLWGFSLNNLSLMALIVATGLVVDDAIVVLENISRHVEEGMTPLQAAYTGAREVGFTLLSMNLSIVAVFVSILFMGGIVERLFREFSITLVTAILISLMVSLTLTPMLCARWLVARSAARPGRLQAISDGAFARLRRGYGRSLGWALDHSPIVLMIFIGVAAFTVHLYTSAPKSFLPQQDTGQLGGFIRGDDGMSFQIMQPKIEAFRKAVLRDPAVESVAGFIGGGRGINNAQIFVRLKPLEQRKVSGQVVAERIRRTLPKVPGARLWLNVDQDIRFGGGFGGGSYQYTLRSDNLAELRLWAQRVRDALKPLPELTGIEDELVSSQQITLEVDREAARQLGIEMATVTQALNNAFGQRQVSTIYNAMNQYRVVMEVAPQFAQGPESLDQVYVVTATGNRVPLSAFSHYTRTSADDRISRNDQFASANVSFELAPGVSLSQAETAINRAVSLLTLPTNIQGRLQGNASLFNRLQGNQPIAILGTLLIVYIVLGVLYESYLHPLTILSTIPSAGAGALLALLLLKTEFSLVALLGLFLLIGVVMKNAILMIDVALQREREHGVTPEEAIREACMLRLRPILMTTMSALLGALPLMLGTGEGAEMRQPLGIAIVGGLVVSQVLTLYTTPVVYLYLENIRLRVNRRRGHSVADEVVRDAPPMRHA, encoded by the coding sequence ATGAGCCTCTCCTCCCCCTTCATCAGCCGTCCGGTCGCCACCACGCTGCTGAGCATCTCGGTCGTGCTCGTCGGGGTGCTCGGCTACATGCTGCTGCCCGTCTCCCCGCTGCCGCAGGTCGACTTCCCGGCCATCTCGGTCGGCGCGTCGCTGCCCGGCGCCAGTCCGGAGACGATGGCCTCCACGGTGGCGACGCCGCTCGAGCGGGCGCTCGGGACGATCGCCGGCGTCAACGAGCTCAGTTCGCAGAGCTCGCAGGGCTCGACGCGCATCAACATCCAGTTCGACCTGGGCAAGAACATCGACACGGCGGCGCGCGAGGTGCAGGCCGCCATCAACGCCTCGCGGTCGCTGCTGCCCAGCGCCCTGCCGGGCATGCCGTCGTACCGGAAGATCAACCCGTCGCAGGCGCCGATCATGCTCCTGGCGCTGACCTCGGACACGGCCAGCACGAGCCAGTTGTACGACCTGGCCTCGACGGTGCTGGCGCAGAAGGTGGCGCAGGTGACCGGCGTCGGCGACGTGACGGTGGGGGGCGGCTCGCTGCCGGCGGTCCGCGTCGAGTTGCAGCCGCAAGCGCTCACGCAGTACGGCATCTCGCTCGACCAGGTCCGGCAGGCCATCGCCAGCGCCAACCTGCTGCGTCCCAAGGGGATGGTCGAGGACCGCGACCGCCACTGGCAGATCCAGGCCAGCGACCAGCTGTCGACGGCGGCCGACTACCGGCCGCTGATCATCACCTACCGCAACAACGCGCCGGTGCGTCTCGCCGACGTCGCGACGGTCTCCGATGGCATCGAGGACCGCTACAACGCCGGCTTCTTCAACGACAAGCAGGCCGTGCTCCTCGTGGTCAGCCGCCAGGCGCAGGCCAACATCATCGCGACCGTCGACGGCGTGACGGCGCAGTTGCCGGCGCTGCGCGCCTTCCTGCCGGCCGGCGTCACGCTCGACGTGGCCAGCGATCGGTCGCCGACCATCCGGGCGACCTTGCACGAGGCCCGCAAGACGCTGCTCATGGCCGTCGGGCTCGTGATCCTCGTGGTGCTGCTGTTCCTGGCCAACGTCCGGGCGGCGATGATCCCGGTCACCGCCGTCCCGGTCGCCCTCATCGGCAGCTGCGCGGTGATGTACCTGTGGGGCTTCTCGCTCAACAACCTGTCGCTGATGGCGCTCATCGTCGCCACCGGGCTGGTCGTCGACGACGCGATCGTCGTGCTGGAGAACATCTCGCGGCACGTCGAGGAGGGCATGACGCCACTGCAGGCCGCCTACACGGGCGCCAGGGAGGTCGGCTTCACGCTGCTCTCCATGAACCTGTCGATCGTGGCGGTGTTCGTCTCGATCCTCTTCATGGGCGGCATCGTCGAGCGCCTGTTCCGCGAGTTCTCGATCACGCTGGTGACCGCGATCCTGATCTCGCTGATGGTGTCGCTGACGCTGACGCCGATGCTGTGCGCCCGCTGGCTGGTGGCGCGGTCGGCGGCGCGGCCCGGCCGCCTGCAGGCGATCAGCGACGGGGCGTTCGCGCGGCTGCGGCGTGGCTACGGCCGATCGCTCGGGTGGGCCCTGGACCACTCGCCGATCGTGCTGATGATCTTCATCGGTGTCGCGGCCTTCACCGTTCACCTCTACACGAGCGCCCCCAAGAGCTTCCTGCCGCAACAGGACACCGGGCAGCTCGGCGGCTTCATCCGGGGCGACGACGGGATGTCGTTCCAGATCATGCAGCCCAAGATCGAGGCGTTCCGCAAGGCCGTGCTGCGCGATCCGGCCGTCGAGAGCGTCGCCGGCTTCATCGGCGGGGGCCGCGGCATCAACAACGCCCAGATCTTCGTGCGGCTCAAGCCGCTCGAGCAGCGCAAGGTCTCGGGGCAGGTCGTGGCCGAACGGATCCGCCGCACGCTCCCGAAGGTGCCGGGCGCGCGCCTGTGGCTCAACGTCGACCAGGACATCCGTTTCGGTGGCGGCTTCGGCGGCGGGTCGTACCAGTACACGTTGCGTTCCGACAACCTCGCGGAGCTGCGGCTCTGGGCCCAGCGGGTGCGCGACGCCCTCAAGCCGCTGCCCGAACTCACGGGCATCGAGGACGAGCTCGTGTCGAGCCAGCAGATCACGCTGGAGGTCGATCGCGAGGCGGCGCGTCAGCTCGGGATCGAGATGGCGACCGTGACCCAGGCGCTCAACAACGCGTTCGGGCAGCGACAGGTGTCCACCATCTACAACGCCATGAACCAGTACCGGGTGGTGATGGAGGTCGCGCCGCAGTTCGCGCAGGGGCCCGAGTCGCTCGACCAGGTGTACGTCGTGACGGCGACCGGCAACCGCGTGCCGCTGTCGGCCTTCAGCCACTACACCCGCACGTCGGCCGACGACCGCATCAGCCGCAACGACCAGTTCGCGTCGGCCAACGTGTCGTTCGAGCTCGCGCCAGGCGTCAGCCTGAGCCAGGCCGAGACGGCGATCAACCGCGCCGTGTCGCTGCTCACCCTGCCGACCAACATCCAGGGCCGTCTGCAGGGCAACGCCAGCCTGTTCAACCGTCTGCAGGGCAACCAGCCGATCGCCATCCTCGGCACGCTGCTCATCGTGTACATCGTGCTCGGCGTGCTGTACGAGAGCTACCTGCACCCGCTGACGATCCTCTCGACGATCCCCTCGGCCGGTGCCGGCGCGCTGCTGGCGCTGCTGCTGCTGAAGACGGAGTTCAGCCTCGTCGCCCTGCTGGGGCTGTTCCTGCTCATCGGCGTGGTGATGAAGAACGCCATCCTGATGATCGACGTCGCCCTGCAGCGGGAACGCGAGCACGGCGTCACGCCGGAAGAGGCCATCCGCGAGGCCTGCATGCTGCGGCTGCGGCCGATCCTGATGACGACGATGTCGGCCCTGCTGGGCGCGCTGCCGCTGATGCTGGGCACCGGAGAAGGCGCCGAGATGCGCCAGCCGCTCGGCATCGCCATCGTCGGCGGCCTGGTCGTGAGCCAGGTGCTCACGCTCTACACGACGCCCGTCGTGTATCTCTACCTGGAGAACATCCGCCTGCGGGTCAACCGGCGGCGCGGGCACAGCGTCGCCGACGAAGTGGTCCGCGACGCCCCGCCGATGCGCCACGCCTGA
- a CDS encoding MdtB/MuxB family multidrug efflux RND transporter permease subunit has protein sequence MNISRPFILRPVATALLMAALLLSGALAYRLLPVSALPQVDYPTIRILTFYPGASPDVMTSAVTAPLERQFGQMPGLDQMSSTSSGGASVITLRFSLDKAIEVAEQEVQAAINAASNLLPNDLPQPPVYNKVNPADTPVLTLAITSPTMPLPDVYDLVDTRVAQKLSQLPGVGLVSLAGGQRPAVRIQANPQALAAHNLNLQSLRAVIAAANVNQPKGNFDGPERSFMLDANDQLRSADAYRDLIVAYEGGAPLRLRDVAEVVDGAENVRLGAWANDLPAVLVNVQRQPGANVIDVVDRITALMPQLTASLPSTLTVAVLSDRTDTIRASVSDVQHELMFAVGLVVLVTFVFLRNIPATIIPSVVVPLSLIGTFGVMYLAGFSINNLTLMALTIATGFVVDDAIVMVENIARYLEEGATPMEAALEGARQIGFTLISLTVSLIAVLIPLLFMADVVGRLFREFAITLAVSIMISLVVSLTLTPMMCARLLKAEASEHHGRLFTATGKVFDGMIALYDRLLTTALRYQTLTLFVAVATLALTAWLYVVVPKGFFPVQDTGAIQVISEAPQSVSFAAMAERQRAAARAILEEPDVKGLSSFIGVDGGNATLNSGRMLVTLTPRVERQRSATEIIAALRERVARVPGITLYMQPVQDLTIEDRVSRTQFQFTLEDPDADRLALWVPRLVARLQQSPYLADVASDLQDRGLQAFLDIDRDAASRLGIRVSAIDDALYDAFGQRLISTIYTQANQYRVVLEVAPRFQVGPEALGQVFVSTADGRQIPLSNIATIEDRNTSLVINHAGQFPAVTMSFNLARGASLGRAVEAIEQAQRELGMPASIQTTFQGAAAAFRSSLDSTLLLVLAAIVTMYLVLGVLYESYIHPITILSTLPSAGVGALLALLLTGTDLSLIAVIGIILLIGIVKKNAIMMIDFALDAERTEGLSPRDAIHKAALLRFRPILMTTLAALFGALPLMLSSGSGAEMRQPLGLVMVGGLLVSQVLTLFTTPAIYLFFDRLGHAWRPQPTPRVAEDVPA, from the coding sequence ATGAACATCTCGCGCCCGTTCATCCTGCGGCCCGTCGCCACCGCGCTCCTGATGGCGGCGTTGCTGTTGTCGGGCGCGCTTGCCTACCGCCTGCTGCCGGTGTCGGCCCTGCCGCAGGTGGACTACCCCACAATCCGAATCCTCACTTTCTACCCGGGCGCGAGCCCCGACGTGATGACCAGCGCGGTCACCGCGCCGCTCGAGCGCCAGTTCGGCCAGATGCCCGGCCTCGACCAGATGTCGTCGACGAGTTCCGGCGGCGCCTCGGTCATCACGCTGCGGTTCTCGCTCGACAAGGCCATCGAGGTGGCCGAGCAGGAAGTGCAGGCGGCGATCAACGCGGCGAGCAACCTGCTGCCCAACGACCTGCCGCAGCCCCCGGTCTACAACAAGGTGAACCCGGCCGACACGCCGGTGCTGACGCTGGCGATCACGTCGCCGACGATGCCGCTGCCCGACGTGTACGACCTGGTCGACACGCGCGTCGCGCAGAAGCTGTCGCAGTTGCCGGGCGTGGGACTGGTGAGCCTGGCCGGCGGCCAGCGACCTGCGGTGCGCATCCAGGCCAATCCGCAGGCGTTGGCCGCGCACAACCTGAACCTCCAGAGCCTGCGCGCGGTGATCGCGGCCGCCAACGTCAACCAGCCCAAGGGCAACTTCGACGGTCCCGAGCGCTCGTTCATGCTCGACGCCAACGACCAGCTCCGCTCGGCCGACGCCTATCGCGACCTCATCGTCGCCTACGAAGGCGGCGCACCGCTGCGACTGCGCGACGTGGCCGAGGTTGTGGACGGCGCGGAGAACGTGCGCCTCGGCGCCTGGGCCAACGACCTGCCGGCCGTGCTGGTCAACGTCCAGCGGCAGCCCGGCGCCAACGTCATCGACGTCGTCGATCGCATCACGGCGCTGATGCCGCAGCTCACGGCGAGCCTGCCGTCGACGCTCACGGTCGCCGTCCTGAGCGACCGCACCGACACCATCCGCGCTTCGGTGAGCGACGTGCAGCACGAGCTGATGTTCGCCGTCGGCCTGGTCGTGCTGGTCACCTTCGTCTTCCTGCGCAACATCCCGGCGACGATCATCCCGAGCGTCGTGGTGCCGCTCTCGCTCATCGGCACCTTCGGCGTCATGTACCTGGCCGGCTTCTCGATCAACAACCTGACCCTCATGGCGCTGACCATCGCGACCGGCTTCGTCGTCGACGACGCCATCGTGATGGTGGAGAACATCGCGCGCTACCTCGAGGAGGGCGCCACGCCGATGGAGGCGGCGCTCGAGGGCGCCCGCCAGATCGGGTTCACGCTGATCTCGCTCACGGTGTCGCTCATCGCGGTGCTCATCCCGCTGCTGTTCATGGCCGACGTCGTCGGCCGGTTGTTCCGCGAGTTCGCGATCACGCTGGCGGTGTCGATCATGATCTCGCTCGTCGTGTCGCTGACGCTGACGCCGATGATGTGCGCGCGGCTGCTGAAGGCCGAGGCGTCCGAGCACCACGGGCGGCTTTTCACGGCGACCGGCAAGGTCTTCGACGGCATGATCGCGCTCTACGATCGCCTGCTCACCACGGCGCTGCGCTACCAGACGCTGACGCTGTTCGTGGCGGTGGCGACCCTGGCGCTGACGGCCTGGCTGTACGTCGTCGTGCCCAAGGGCTTCTTCCCGGTGCAGGACACGGGCGCGATCCAGGTGATCAGCGAGGCGCCCCAGTCGGTGTCGTTCGCGGCGATGGCCGAGCGCCAGCGGGCCGCGGCACGCGCCATCCTCGAGGAGCCGGACGTGAAGGGCCTGTCGTCGTTCATCGGCGTGGACGGGGGCAATGCGACGCTGAACAGCGGCCGCATGCTCGTCACGCTCACGCCCCGCGTCGAGCGACAGCGGTCGGCCACCGAGATCATCGCGGCCCTGCGCGAGCGCGTCGCGCGGGTGCCGGGCATCACGCTGTACATGCAGCCGGTGCAGGACCTGACCATCGAGGATCGCGTCAGCCGCACGCAGTTCCAGTTCACGCTCGAGGATCCCGACGCGGACCGTCTGGCCCTGTGGGTGCCCAGGCTGGTGGCGCGCCTCCAGCAGTCGCCATACCTGGCCGACGTCGCCAGCGACTTGCAGGACCGCGGGCTCCAGGCCTTCCTCGACATCGACCGCGATGCCGCCAGCCGTCTCGGCATCCGCGTCTCGGCCATCGACGACGCGCTCTACGACGCGTTCGGGCAGCGGCTGATCTCGACGATCTACACGCAGGCCAACCAGTACCGGGTGGTCCTCGAGGTCGCGCCCCGCTTCCAGGTCGGCCCGGAGGCCCTCGGCCAGGTCTTCGTGTCGACGGCCGACGGCCGGCAGATCCCCCTGTCCAACATCGCGACCATCGAGGACCGCAACACGTCGCTGGTGATCAACCACGCGGGCCAGTTTCCCGCCGTCACGATGTCGTTCAACCTGGCCAGGGGCGCCTCGCTCGGCCGCGCCGTCGAGGCCATCGAGCAGGCGCAGCGTGAGCTGGGCATGCCGGCCAGCATCCAGACGACGTTCCAGGGCGCGGCGGCGGCCTTCCGGTCCTCGCTCGACAGCACGCTGCTGCTCGTCCTGGCTGCCATCGTCACGATGTACCTCGTGCTCGGCGTGCTCTACGAGAGCTACATCCACCCGATCACGATTCTCTCGACGCTGCCGTCGGCCGGCGTCGGTGCGCTGCTCGCGCTGCTGCTCACCGGCACGGACCTGAGCCTGATTGCCGTCATCGGCATCATCCTGCTGATCGGCATCGTGAAGAAGAACGCGATCATGATGATCGACTTCGCCCTCGACGCCGAGCGCACCGAGGGCCTGAGCCCGCGCGACGCCATCCACAAGGCGGCGCTGCTCCGCTTCCGGCCGATCCTCATGACGACGCTCGCCGCGCTGTTCGGCGCGCTGCCGCTGATGCTGTCGTCGGGGTCCGGGGCCGAGATGCGCCAGCCGCTCGGCCTCGTGATGGTCGGCGGGCTGCTCGTGAGCCAGGTGCTCACCCTGTTCACCACGCCGGCGATCTACCTGTTCTTCGATCGCCTCGGACACGCCTGGCGCCCGCAGCCGACGCCCCGGGTGGCGGAGGACGTGCCGGCATGA
- a CDS encoding MdtA/MuxA family multidrug efflux RND transporter periplasmic adaptor subunit: MNTSVEAPSRRSRLGQWVIGLVLLLGGGGLVWYYGIGQPAPMPQGGGRFGAGRGEKPPVRVVEAERRNIAVALKALGTVTPLNTVVVRSRLDGELVRVHFTEGQRVTAGQLLAEIDSRPYEVALAQVLGQRAENEARLNNARADLASFKSLFERELIPRQQLTAQESLVKQVEGTVQSNDAQVSNARLQLSFTKVVAPIAGKLGLRQVDVGNLVRSGDANGIVVITQMQPISVLFTVPETDLPAVLEAMRRGGTPAVEAWDRAETTRLATGTLRTVDNQIDTTTGTIRLRAVFQNEDDTLFPNQFVNVNLNLSTLRAATVVPSATIQRASFGTFVYVIKPDGKATIRKVVLGAAEGERIAVTEGLQPGERVVLEGVDALQEGTTVEIVGTGSGRPAAGDSPAARQPAAGTPQAPGTTAPQPKAARP, translated from the coding sequence GGTACTACGGCATCGGCCAGCCGGCGCCGATGCCGCAGGGGGGCGGACGCTTCGGCGCGGGCCGCGGCGAGAAGCCGCCAGTGCGTGTTGTAGAGGCCGAACGACGCAACATCGCCGTCGCGCTGAAGGCGCTGGGCACGGTGACGCCCCTCAACACCGTCGTCGTCCGTAGCCGGCTCGACGGGGAGCTGGTCCGGGTGCACTTCACCGAAGGCCAGCGGGTCACGGCCGGGCAGCTGCTGGCCGAGATCGACTCGCGTCCCTACGAGGTCGCTCTGGCGCAGGTGCTGGGCCAGCGCGCCGAGAACGAGGCGCGGCTGAACAACGCGCGTGCGGACCTGGCGAGTTTCAAGTCGCTCTTCGAGCGCGAGCTCATTCCGAGACAGCAGCTCACGGCGCAGGAGTCGCTGGTCAAGCAGGTCGAGGGCACCGTGCAGTCCAACGACGCCCAGGTCAGCAACGCCCGGTTGCAGCTCTCGTTCACCAAGGTGGTGGCGCCCATCGCCGGCAAGCTGGGACTGCGGCAGGTGGACGTCGGCAACCTGGTGCGCAGCGGCGATGCCAACGGCATCGTCGTCATCACGCAGATGCAGCCGATCTCGGTCCTGTTCACCGTGCCGGAGACCGACCTGCCGGCCGTGCTCGAGGCGATGCGCCGCGGCGGCACACCGGCCGTCGAGGCCTGGGATCGCGCCGAAACCACCCGCCTGGCCACCGGCACTCTGCGCACCGTCGACAACCAGATCGACACGACGACGGGCACGATCCGGCTGCGCGCGGTGTTCCAGAACGAGGACGACACCCTTTTCCCGAACCAGTTCGTGAACGTCAACCTGAACCTGTCGACGTTGCGGGCGGCCACCGTCGTGCCGTCGGCGACGATCCAGCGCGCCTCGTTCGGGACGTTCGTCTACGTGATCAAGCCCGATGGCAAGGCGACGATTCGCAAGGTGGTGCTCGGCGCGGCCGAGGGCGAGCGGATCGCCGTCACCGAGGGGCTCCAGCCCGGGGAACGCGTGGTGCTCGAGGGCGTGGATGCCCTGCAGGAGGGGACGACCGTCGAGATCGTCGGCACCGGAAGTGGCCGGCCCGCGGCCGGGGACTCGCCGGCGGCGCGTCAGCCGGCGGCGGGAACACCACAGGCGCCCGGCACCACCGCACCGCAGCCCAAGGCGGCCCGGCCATGA